One part of the Bacteroidia bacterium genome encodes these proteins:
- a CDS encoding AraC family transcriptional regulator has translation MAKPLIKQKTIANVHESLNLGKPPHPLITVIDTSKLVHREEDIGTSFSSDLYCIALKDSNCGLDYGRTHLDFTEGALLFSAPKQVFTVTKTQELGEVNGWLLYFHPDLIRNTSLAGKMDSYNFFNYEIHEALHLSDKEEEILINCIDMIRNEINERIDHHSQQVLVSNIELMLNYSVRFYERQFLTRAAQNHDVVAKVESLLQQYYHEDKLTEIGQPSIQYLADQCNLSPSYLSDLLAKETGRSAKNHINDFLLDKAKDLLLSSEDSVSGIAYILGFNYPHYFGRLFKKKMGMTPLEYRQANN, from the coding sequence ATGGCCAAGCCACTCATCAAACAGAAGACTATAGCAAATGTCCATGAATCCTTGAATTTGGGCAAGCCTCCACATCCCCTTATAACGGTCATAGACACCTCAAAACTGGTCCATAGAGAAGAAGATATTGGAACGAGCTTTAGCTCAGATCTGTATTGCATTGCGCTGAAGGATTCAAATTGCGGCCTGGATTATGGCAGAACTCATTTGGACTTCACTGAAGGCGCGCTCCTCTTTTCCGCTCCTAAACAAGTCTTTACGGTCACCAAAACCCAGGAATTAGGGGAAGTAAATGGCTGGTTGCTCTATTTTCATCCGGACCTGATTCGAAACACCAGCCTTGCCGGAAAAATGGATAGCTATAACTTTTTTAATTATGAAATCCATGAAGCCCTGCATTTGTCTGACAAGGAAGAAGAAATTCTTATCAATTGCATAGACATGATCCGAAACGAGATCAATGAGCGGATAGATCACCACAGCCAACAGGTTTTGGTATCAAATATCGAGTTGATGCTCAACTATTCTGTCCGCTTCTACGAAAGGCAATTCCTGACCCGAGCCGCACAAAACCATGATGTGGTTGCCAAAGTAGAAAGTCTTCTACAACAATATTATCATGAGGATAAACTGACAGAGATCGGACAACCCAGCATCCAATACCTGGCCGATCAATGCAATTTATCGCCATCCTACCTGAGTGATCTGCTCGCCAAAGAAACCGGAAGATCAGCCAAAAATCACATCAATGATTTTCTTCTCGATAAAGCCAAAGATCTTCTATTGAGTTCTGAGGATTCGGTTAGTGGAATCGCCTATATTTTAGGATTCAACTATCCCCATTATTTCGGCAGGCTATTCAAGAAAAAAATGGGGATGACTCCCCTTGAATACCGACAGGCAAACAACTAG
- a CDS encoding DUF5694 domain-containing protein — MKPIHFLFIFLSSFACQEVQQKVSMTPLEEAAHSLKNYDSLAIAEVMVLGTFHFGREVLGEEEQASIKALVEQLTAYPATKIVLEWEPHRMEEVNKAYQLYLKDSLDLSDKNNEVYQLGFRLAREMGHDSLYLFDDQTEHIGSLEEFSTEDDPFSFDLFLQYAEEQDAGFYDKFMEPLQSNFSSNQKFLKDQSPKDHIAILNSPEKQKINAQRMHMLELRVGIQKNWVGPDWLGRWYRRNLRMLANTLKLAKTGDRLLIIVGDNHKWALDQMYEATPDFNLVSSWKYLK, encoded by the coding sequence ATGAAGCCTATCCACTTCCTATTTATTTTTTTATCCTCTTTCGCTTGCCAGGAAGTTCAGCAAAAAGTTAGTATGACCCCATTGGAGGAGGCAGCACATTCTTTAAAAAACTATGATTCTCTCGCTATTGCAGAGGTAATGGTTCTGGGGACTTTTCATTTTGGGCGAGAGGTTTTAGGTGAAGAGGAGCAGGCAAGTATCAAAGCTTTGGTAGAACAATTAACGGCATATCCTGCAACTAAAATAGTCCTTGAATGGGAACCCCATCGCATGGAAGAAGTAAACAAGGCCTATCAACTCTATCTCAAAGATTCCTTAGATCTATCAGATAAAAACAATGAGGTCTATCAATTGGGCTTTCGTCTTGCCCGAGAAATGGGACACGATAGTCTCTACCTTTTTGACGATCAAACCGAGCATATAGGATCACTGGAAGAATTTAGCACAGAGGACGATCCTTTTTCTTTTGACTTATTTTTACAATATGCAGAAGAGCAGGATGCGGGTTTCTACGATAAATTTATGGAGCCATTACAAAGCAATTTTAGTAGCAATCAGAAATTCCTCAAAGACCAAAGTCCGAAAGATCATATCGCAATCCTGAATTCCCCGGAAAAACAAAAGATCAATGCCCAGCGTATGCATATGCTCGAATTGCGTGTAGGTATCCAAAAGAATTGGGTGGGTCCGGACTGGTTGGGAAGATGGTATAGGCGAAATCTGCGAATGCTCGCCAATACATTAAAGCTTGCGAAAACAGGAGATCGACTGCTCATCATTGTTGGAGACAATCACAAATGGGCCCTGGATCAAATGTATGAGGCCACGCCTGATTTCAACTTAGTGTCCAGTTGGAAATACTTGAAGTAA
- a CDS encoding S41 family peptidase, producing MNITKLLLACFLFSACTNSEQSSYQPLASCYMLERGKTNPEILGLWKSIGNGYLLEAREDSLLLYSYTQSFCYKEKNDYLEGLLNSQSSFRLLHDTLQLYLTDYGEGTENLQTKKDFIRIESLPSPCLTFSEMVQLTPKDQFALYRETMEENYAFQQRRELDWDKLFSSYSDSLKADDSKLFQYMGAIATACKDQHTKIINTEGQSLQYRVTPSALIVQETFEEQNEIKELNQYFNHFFSNNYRLIADSILLGKGKKVLNGKLEWGKTQDNIGYLHIHSFAGFLGREFSRMQQIDSIRKHMKIIIDSLQDTRAMIIDISFNFGGYDASALTIASFFTEEIHKAYDSQVFYDGSYHTEDQVRIYPSKTARYTKDVYLLSTDISRSAAEGFAMMMDALPNVQIVGTPSLGILSGMLGKSIHDYYVTISNQKLLNPAGEYFEANGVAVDIPMEVFKKENVFRGHLEAIKAIGQMSKENE from the coding sequence ATGAATATCACGAAACTACTTTTGGCATGTTTCCTCTTCTCAGCTTGCACAAACTCAGAACAATCTAGCTATCAGCCATTAGCTAGCTGTTATATGCTAGAGCGGGGAAAGACAAACCCTGAAATTCTTGGTTTGTGGAAATCCATCGGCAATGGGTATCTCCTGGAAGCAAGAGAAGATAGTCTCCTCCTTTACAGCTATACGCAATCTTTCTGCTATAAAGAAAAAAACGATTACCTGGAAGGCCTGCTCAACTCCCAAAGCAGTTTCAGGTTGCTCCATGACACCCTACAACTTTACCTGACGGATTATGGGGAAGGAACTGAAAACCTACAGACGAAAAAAGATTTCATTCGGATAGAGTCCCTTCCTAGTCCCTGCCTTACTTTTTCTGAAATGGTCCAATTAACACCCAAGGACCAGTTTGCCTTGTACCGAGAGACTATGGAAGAAAATTACGCCTTTCAGCAAAGAAGAGAGCTGGATTGGGACAAACTCTTTTCAAGCTATTCTGACAGTCTGAAGGCTGATGATAGCAAGCTCTTTCAATACATGGGTGCGATTGCAACAGCTTGCAAAGATCAACACACCAAAATCATAAATACAGAAGGTCAAAGCCTTCAGTATCGTGTAACGCCTTCCGCATTAATCGTACAAGAGACATTCGAAGAACAAAATGAAATAAAGGAGTTGAATCAATACTTCAATCATTTCTTCAGCAATAATTACCGACTCATAGCCGATTCTATTTTGCTGGGGAAAGGGAAGAAGGTTTTGAATGGCAAATTGGAATGGGGAAAAACGCAGGATAATATTGGCTACCTACACATTCATTCTTTTGCAGGATTTTTGGGAAGGGAATTTAGCCGAATGCAGCAAATAGACTCCATCCGAAAACACATGAAGATCATCATTGATTCTCTTCAGGATACCAGAGCAATGATCATCGATATCAGTTTCAATTTCGGAGGCTATGATGCCTCTGCCTTGACAATTGCTTCATTTTTTACAGAGGAAATACACAAAGCTTATGATTCTCAGGTCTTTTATGATGGAAGCTATCATACAGAAGATCAAGTCCGAATTTATCCTTCAAAAACGGCCCGCTATACAAAAGATGTGTATCTCCTAAGCACGGACATCAGCAGAAGTGCAGCAGAAGGCTTTGCCATGATGATGGATGCCCTTCCCAATGTACAAATAGTCGGTACCCCCAGTCTGGGCATTCTTTCGGGTATGCTGGGGAAATCTATCCATGATTATTATGTTACGATTTCCAATCAAAAGCTCCTAAATCCTGCAGGTGAATACTTTGAAGCCAATGGAGTGGCCGTTGATATTCCGATGGAGGTATTTAAGAAAGAAAACGTATTCCGAGGACATCTCGAAGCTATAAAAGCAATTGGTCAAATGAGTAAGGAAAATGAGTAG
- a CDS encoding amidohydrolase family protein — MRTHAILILCILFGSILSSCSLSAEQEKQDTESKNYAGPIIDMHLHAFKNPSPLFGQDMPPNPLTGKSYKASASLEAHKEECFAIFEKHKIVKAFVSQYAEDWKEAAPDLILSGKGQSFPIEELREIHAKGQLDIIGEVAPNYQGLLPTDEGIRPYFDLAEELQIPIAYHMYPGGPPGGAYFAYPKTRANQVKPLALEEILLKRPSMKIYIMHSGWPYLEDMKALMYAHLQVYVDLGVISWALPKAEFHHFLKGLVQAGFGKRIMFGSDQMEWPGTIEEAIEAVNSADFLSLEQKEDIFYNNAASFLELSAEEIAQHKAL; from the coding sequence ATGCGCACACACGCTATTCTAATTCTTTGCATCTTGTTTGGCAGTATTTTGAGTTCTTGTAGCCTAAGTGCTGAACAGGAAAAGCAGGACACAGAATCAAAAAACTATGCAGGGCCTATTATTGATATGCATTTGCATGCTTTTAAGAATCCCAGCCCTTTATTTGGCCAGGATATGCCTCCCAATCCTCTAACCGGAAAGTCTTATAAAGCCTCTGCTTCTCTCGAAGCACATAAAGAAGAATGCTTTGCTATCTTTGAAAAGCACAAGATTGTCAAAGCCTTTGTTTCACAGTATGCTGAAGATTGGAAAGAAGCTGCTCCCGATTTGATTTTGAGTGGAAAAGGGCAAAGTTTTCCCATTGAGGAACTTAGAGAAATACACGCTAAGGGCCAATTGGATATTATCGGAGAGGTAGCTCCCAATTATCAAGGGCTCCTACCAACGGATGAAGGAATAAGGCCCTATTTTGACCTGGCAGAAGAACTGCAAATTCCCATTGCTTACCATATGTATCCAGGAGGGCCTCCGGGAGGAGCCTATTTTGCCTATCCCAAGACAAGAGCTAATCAGGTAAAACCTCTGGCTCTGGAAGAAATATTACTGAAACGGCCCAGCATGAAAATCTACATTATGCATTCGGGCTGGCCCTATCTGGAGGATATGAAGGCCTTGATGTATGCACATCTCCAGGTTTATGTAGATCTAGGGGTAATAAGTTGGGCTTTACCAAAAGCTGAATTTCACCACTTCTTGAAAGGATTGGTTCAGGCTGGTTTTGGTAAAAGAATCATGTTTGGTTCAGACCAAATGGAATGGCCAGGCACAATCGAAGAAGCCATAGAAGCCGTTAATTCTGCTGACTTCCTGAGTTTAGAACAAAAGGAGGATATCTTTTATAATAATGCAGCTAGCTTCCTGGAACTTTCAGCTGAAGAAATTGCCCAACATAAGGCCCTTTAG
- a CDS encoding alpha/beta hydrolase, translating into MAHTLNFKGHRLTYYVEGKGESILFLHGWPTNAQLWSDQVVALKDNYQCIRIDWPGFGNSDKPSDYQYTFTHKKEILSQLMAEILAPEEKINLVAHDIGGPAAILWADENPEKVKRLILLNTVVYPMKTPLDASSEFILHTPLLRDIFVSPFGIRQVLKTNTKSGRSGLKEKIDEICAPFLQVESAIKRRTLTEPLGNRKKNEVSGLSHKFKKLEAEKHLIIAAQDPLCYAHIKKLSEENPEVPRHYIEKCGHFIAIDQPEKLNAILFKILDSQASF; encoded by the coding sequence ATGGCACACACACTTAATTTCAAGGGCCATAGGCTCACATACTATGTGGAAGGTAAGGGAGAATCTATACTCTTTTTACATGGTTGGCCCACAAATGCACAGCTTTGGAGCGATCAGGTAGTCGCTTTAAAAGATAACTACCAATGCATACGGATAGACTGGCCAGGTTTTGGAAACTCCGACAAACCCAGTGATTATCAATATACCTTTACCCACAAAAAGGAAATCCTGAGTCAATTGATGGCCGAAATTCTGGCCCCAGAAGAAAAGATCAATTTGGTAGCACATGATATTGGAGGTCCTGCAGCTATTTTATGGGCAGATGAAAACCCGGAAAAAGTAAAACGGCTCATCCTGCTCAATACAGTTGTTTATCCCATGAAGACTCCCCTGGATGCAAGCAGTGAATTTATCCTGCATACTCCCCTACTCAGAGATATTTTTGTGAGTCCTTTTGGCATACGTCAGGTACTCAAAACCAATACAAAAAGTGGGAGATCCGGCTTAAAGGAAAAGATTGATGAAATTTGTGCTCCTTTTCTCCAGGTAGAAAGCGCGATCAAACGAAGAACCCTCACTGAGCCATTGGGAAACAGAAAGAAAAATGAGGTAAGTGGCCTGTCTCACAAATTCAAAAAGCTCGAAGCTGAAAAGCATTTAATCATAGCTGCTCAAGACCCTCTCTGCTATGCGCACATCAAGAAGCTAAGTGAAGAAAATCCGGAAGTTCCCCGACACTATATTGAAAAATGTGGCCACTTTATTGCCATTGATCAGCCGGAAAAACTGAATGCTATCCTATTCAAAATTCTCGACAGCCAGGCATCATTCTGA
- a CDS encoding nucleoside 2-deoxyribosyltransferase, whose translation MNNFLSIKRAYLAISLSNRPKLEEELGHIQSILKETGIEVFIFVDHYHFSKEQEKEMMQTAFREIDRSDLLIAELSKKAIGVGVEVGYAHAKGIPVLYLRQELSEPSTTVAGSSTYQIVYQNPKDLKQQLDFLFRS comes from the coding sequence ATGAATAATTTTCTTTCTATAAAAAGAGCATATCTAGCCATTAGTCTTTCAAACCGACCAAAGTTGGAAGAAGAACTAGGGCATATTCAATCTATCCTGAAGGAAACAGGAATAGAGGTTTTTATTTTTGTGGACCATTACCACTTTAGCAAGGAGCAGGAGAAGGAAATGATGCAAACAGCCTTTCGGGAAATTGACCGATCTGATCTATTAATCGCCGAATTAAGCAAAAAAGCTATAGGAGTAGGAGTTGAAGTGGGTTATGCTCACGCAAAAGGAATTCCTGTATTATATCTGAGGCAGGAATTAAGTGAACCTTCTACTACAGTAGCAGGCAGCTCAACGTATCAGATTGTCTATCAAAATCCAAAAGACCTTAAGCAACAATTAGATTTCCTGTTTAGGTCTTAG
- a CDS encoding RDD family protein has product MDKSKLVYLLKRSLAYWIDCIIAFAIVMLFIQQLILVKIRGYIGIDKDWFQDAWNMEIYVLLSISLPVWLYFAFQDSSTKKGSLGKKWMKLAVTQLENGKKLSFAKALSRTLLKLLPWEIAHLGIIFPEPMYFAEDPQIRILSILGILLFLVYFLSISLNQKQQSLYDKWLNTHVHFYE; this is encoded by the coding sequence ATGGATAAATCAAAACTAGTTTACTTACTGAAACGAAGTCTGGCCTATTGGATAGATTGCATTATCGCATTCGCCATAGTCATGCTATTTATCCAGCAACTTATTCTGGTCAAAATTAGAGGATATATAGGCATAGATAAAGACTGGTTTCAAGATGCCTGGAATATGGAAATATATGTTCTCTTGAGTATTTCCCTTCCTGTTTGGCTTTACTTTGCATTTCAAGACAGTTCAACTAAAAAAGGGAGCCTGGGAAAAAAATGGATGAAATTGGCAGTAACTCAGCTAGAAAATGGTAAGAAACTCAGTTTTGCTAAAGCTTTATCAAGAACCCTCCTGAAACTACTCCCCTGGGAAATAGCTCATCTAGGAATCATATTCCCTGAACCCATGTATTTTGCGGAGGATCCTCAAATCAGAATCCTATCCATTTTAGGTATCCTTTTATTCCTGGTCTATTTTCTGAGTATTAGCCTGAATCAAAAGCAGCAAAGTTTGTATGATAAATGGCTCAATACACATGTTCATTTCTATGAATAA
- a CDS encoding prolyl oligopeptidase family serine peptidase — MPVKLLLSMLFFLSHFAIQAQTFSEYEVEEFDFKGHEAKVVSPKTEMNGQWIWRARFWGHEPQLDKALLDKGFHLVYVDVAGLFGNEEAVQLWNDFYRFIRKKYKLKKKVVLEGMSRGGLIVYNWAARNRKRVACIYADAPVCDIKSWPGGLYEGPGSQAEWEKCLQAYGLDENTVKDFRGNPIDNYSPIVKAKIPLIHVCGLADKVVPYEENTALLAKRIRAAGGNIVLILKEGVGHHPHSLKDPQQLLDFILDQLK; from the coding sequence ATGCCCGTAAAACTCCTCCTCAGCATGCTCTTCTTCCTGTCTCATTTTGCTATACAAGCCCAGACTTTCTCGGAATATGAGGTCGAAGAATTTGATTTCAAGGGCCATGAAGCCAAAGTTGTTTCCCCAAAGACGGAAATGAATGGGCAATGGATTTGGAGAGCCCGCTTTTGGGGCCATGAGCCTCAATTGGACAAAGCGCTCCTGGATAAAGGCTTTCATCTTGTTTATGTAGATGTCGCTGGTCTTTTTGGTAATGAGGAAGCCGTTCAGCTCTGGAATGACTTTTACCGCTTTATCCGGAAAAAATATAAACTCAAAAAGAAAGTTGTACTGGAAGGAATGAGTCGAGGAGGCTTGATTGTATACAATTGGGCTGCCAGGAATCGGAAAAGAGTCGCTTGTATTTATGCAGATGCTCCGGTTTGTGATATCAAGAGTTGGCCAGGAGGTTTGTATGAGGGTCCAGGTAGTCAAGCAGAGTGGGAGAAATGTCTGCAGGCTTATGGATTGGATGAAAATACCGTAAAGGACTTCAGAGGAAATCCCATTGATAATTATTCACCTATTGTCAAAGCGAAGATCCCCTTGATTCATGTTTGCGGACTGGCTGACAAAGTTGTTCCCTATGAAGAAAACACTGCTTTGCTGGCTAAACGTATTCGGGCTGCAGGAGGAAATATTGTGCTTATTCTAAAAGAAGGGGTCGGCCACCACCCACACTCCCTGAAAGACCCTCAACAGCTACTGGATTTTATTCTTGATCAGCTGAAATAA